A genome region from Ignavibacteriota bacterium includes the following:
- the queA gene encoding tRNA preQ1(34) S-adenosylmethionine ribosyltransferase-isomerase QueA: MKLSDFRYPLPRNLIARYPANPRDASRLMVVNRSEETINGMKFSEISQFFKKGDCLVVNETKVFPARLFGRKEKTNAKIEVFLLRELNKEENIWDVIVDPARKVRIGNKIFFDEGRLWCEVIDNTTSRGRTVRFNAPGDFFKTIDRIGKMPLPYYIKRDPTEKDKDTYQTVFARVVGAVAAPTAGLHFTKRLMTTLKRKGVKIVPVVLHVGLGTFRPVEVEDLTKHKMDSEYYEIPESTVQVVNKTIDTKCNVFVVGTSTCRALESSVTTDGHLKSNRGWTDKFIFPPYDFKITDKLITNFHMPESTLLMLTAAFGDRDLIMKSYKRAIKEGYRFYSYGDAMLLL; the protein is encoded by the coding sequence ATGAAACTCTCCGACTTCCGGTATCCTCTCCCCAGGAACCTGATAGCACGGTACCCCGCAAACCCGCGCGATGCATCGCGGTTGATGGTCGTCAACAGGTCGGAGGAGACGATCAACGGGATGAAGTTCTCCGAGATCTCCCAGTTCTTCAAGAAGGGCGACTGTCTCGTCGTGAACGAGACGAAGGTCTTCCCCGCGCGGCTCTTTGGCCGGAAGGAGAAGACCAACGCGAAGATCGAGGTCTTCCTCCTCCGGGAGCTCAACAAGGAAGAGAACATCTGGGACGTGATCGTGGACCCCGCCCGCAAGGTGCGGATCGGCAACAAGATCTTCTTCGATGAGGGGCGGCTCTGGTGCGAGGTGATCGACAATACCACGTCGCGCGGGCGGACGGTGCGGTTCAATGCGCCGGGTGACTTCTTCAAGACGATCGACCGGATCGGGAAGATGCCGCTGCCGTACTACATCAAGCGCGATCCGACCGAGAAGGACAAGGATACCTACCAGACCGTGTTCGCACGGGTGGTCGGTGCCGTGGCCGCTCCAACGGCCGGCCTCCATTTCACGAAGCGCCTGATGACGACGCTGAAGCGCAAAGGGGTCAAGATCGTCCCCGTGGTGCTCCACGTCGGACTCGGCACCTTCCGGCCCGTGGAGGTCGAGGATCTGACCAAGCACAAGATGGATTCGGAATACTACGAGATCCCGGAGTCCACGGTGCAGGTCGTGAATAAGACCATCGACACCAAATGCAACGTCTTCGTCGTGGGCACCAGCACCTGCCGTGCGCTGGAATCCAGCGTCACGACCGATGGGCATTTGAAGTCGAACCGCGGGTGGACGGACAAGTTCATCTTCCCGCCGTATGATTTCAAGATCACCGACAAATTGATCACGAACTTCCATATGCCGGAGTCGACCCTGCTGATGCTGACGGCGGCGTTCGGCGACCGTGATCTCATCATGAAGTCCTACAAAAGAGCGATCAAGGAGGGCTACCGGTTTTACAGTTACGGCGATGCCATGCTGTTGTTGTGA
- a CDS encoding amino acid permease encodes MKLLILGLVASVVVGVFIWLFRKKDLLSYFGSGRWWLTWLSIAVITLMDELTSIFYAPAEAFRFIGLYAIPFIVITSLLMRFLSTRMVEIAEILEHHNIRGGGVYSFSYLTLGPTFSFIAVASIMVDYVLTACISTVSAVENGLTFMSMSPLMKFVIEFGVVWGIAGLNILGLKENARFTFGVFFVVALVLLLLLASALIEAPASAWGTMGTSFRGMANDMSARGLFGGYGFFIIGLSSTILAYSGIESVVQTAGLTKSWRDTGRAYIFLALTTGIFTPIIAALVLSSGLDPGEHETDLITQFAASLNGVPFGMIVGGVASIALVMAVNTAFVASSELIERVAHRYNFTWIIKPNARQSLYRVHILNAMFYTVIIVLTEGSQKILAEMYALGLVASFTINMGSLLYYRYFTGTKEIRDYNTSRFGTLVLFVILLSSFIYLGMSKPYGIALWSLAAVFFLIVGFRVAKKRAPEIVHVAQTDSPMQMVFALAEVPDDRIDIFFKRPLEGTDAPDPQVAFVTFYSPRQGIPHRVATNHYRFAQSGQSLFDSITELLYVLKYELPHKQITVHIGWPRSSWLDRLAIGVMVFSMMKLPDMFPEFHFLIEYVPRRFTS; translated from the coding sequence ATGAAACTTCTCATTCTCGGGCTTGTCGCCTCTGTGGTGGTGGGGGTCTTTATCTGGCTGTTCCGGAAGAAAGACCTCCTCTCCTATTTCGGTTCCGGACGCTGGTGGCTGACGTGGCTGTCCATTGCGGTCATTACGCTCATGGACGAGCTCACGTCCATCTTCTATGCCCCCGCCGAGGCGTTCCGGTTCATCGGGCTCTACGCCATCCCGTTCATCGTGATCACGTCTCTCCTCATGCGGTTCCTGTCGACCCGCATGGTGGAGATCGCGGAGATCCTGGAACACCACAACATCCGCGGGGGTGGCGTCTATTCCTTTTCGTATCTGACCCTCGGGCCGACGTTCTCGTTCATCGCGGTCGCATCGATCATGGTGGACTATGTGCTCACCGCCTGTATCTCGACGGTCAGCGCGGTGGAGAACGGGCTGACGTTCATGAGCATGAGCCCGCTCATGAAGTTCGTCATCGAGTTCGGCGTGGTGTGGGGGATCGCCGGTCTGAATATCCTCGGCCTCAAGGAGAACGCCCGGTTCACGTTCGGCGTCTTCTTCGTGGTGGCCCTGGTCCTGCTCCTCCTCCTCGCGTCGGCTCTGATCGAAGCGCCCGCGAGCGCGTGGGGAACGATGGGAACGAGCTTCCGCGGCATGGCCAATGATATGTCGGCACGCGGGCTCTTCGGAGGGTATGGGTTCTTCATCATCGGCCTCTCCAGTACCATCCTGGCATACTCCGGCATCGAGTCGGTGGTGCAGACCGCCGGGCTCACGAAGAGCTGGCGCGATACGGGGCGGGCATACATCTTCCTTGCGTTGACCACCGGTATCTTCACCCCGATCATCGCGGCGCTGGTCCTCAGTTCCGGCCTCGACCCCGGGGAGCACGAGACCGATCTGATCACCCAGTTCGCGGCCTCGCTGAACGGGGTCCCGTTCGGCATGATCGTCGGCGGCGTCGCCAGCATCGCTCTGGTGATGGCCGTGAATACCGCGTTCGTGGCGTCGAGTGAGCTGATCGAACGGGTGGCGCACCGCTACAATTTCACCTGGATCATCAAGCCGAACGCACGGCAGTCGTTGTACCGCGTACACATCCTGAACGCGATGTTCTATACGGTCATCATCGTGCTCACCGAGGGAAGCCAGAAGATCCTCGCCGAGATGTATGCCCTCGGCCTCGTGGCCTCGTTCACGATCAATATGGGGAGCCTCCTGTACTACCGGTACTTCACCGGCACGAAGGAGATCCGCGATTACAATACCTCCCGGTTCGGGACACTGGTCCTCTTCGTGATCCTGCTCAGCTCGTTCATCTACCTCGGGATGAGCAAACCGTACGGCATCGCGCTCTGGTCCCTGGCCGCGGTGTTCTTCCTCATCGTCGGTTTCCGTGTCGCGAAGAAACGGGCGCCGGAGATCGTCCATGTCGCTCAGACCGATAGCCCCATGCAAATGGTCTTTGCGCTCGCCGAGGTGCCGGATGACAGGATCGACATCTTCTTCAAACGTCCGCTGGAAGGGACGGATGCCCCTGACCCCCAGGTGGCGTTCGTGACCTTCTATTCGCCGCGGCAGGGGATCCCGCACCGCGTGGCGACGAACCATTACCGGTTCGCGCAGTCCGGGCAATCGCTCTTCGACAGCATCACCGAATTGCTCTACGTGCTGAAGTACGAATTGCCGCACAAGCAGATCACGGTGCATATCGGCTGGCCGCGGTCTTCCTGGCTCGACCGGTTGGCGATCGGTGTGATGGTGTTCAGCATGATGAAGTTGCCCGACATGTTCCCCGAGTTCCACTTCCTGATCGAGTATGTCCCGCGCCGTTTCACGTCCTGA
- the ispD gene encoding 2-C-methyl-D-erythritol 4-phosphate cytidylyltransferase: protein MSRAVSRPEVAVVIPAGGAGRRMGGTTPKQFLKVGGEPIIALTVRAFERIRAVGQIIIVVPPGYAATTFRLLRRAGCSKVTAVVEGGKERQDSVRTGLAMITGDPAVVLIHDAVRPFVSRRAIEEVIDASVAHGAAVVGVRVKDTIKREGARGFYKDTLPRHLLWAVQTPQGFSRHLIEKAHARALKDGFIGTDDAMLVERMRIPVRIVEGDYGNAKITTREDLLAARLRVRGR, encoded by the coding sequence ATGTCCCGCGCCGTTTCACGTCCTGAGGTCGCGGTGGTGATCCCCGCCGGCGGCGCAGGCCGCCGGATGGGCGGAACCACCCCGAAACAGTTCCTCAAGGTGGGTGGTGAGCCGATCATCGCGCTCACCGTCCGCGCCTTCGAACGGATCCGCGCTGTGGGGCAGATCATCATCGTCGTCCCTCCGGGCTACGCCGCAACGACCTTCCGTCTCCTACGCCGGGCTGGCTGTTCCAAGGTGACCGCGGTGGTGGAAGGTGGAAAGGAACGGCAGGATTCGGTCAGGACCGGACTCGCCATGATCACCGGTGATCCCGCCGTGGTCCTCATCCACGATGCCGTGCGGCCGTTCGTCAGCCGGCGGGCCATCGAAGAGGTCATCGATGCATCGGTCGCCCACGGCGCGGCTGTCGTCGGCGTGCGTGTCAAGGATACCATCAAACGGGAAGGGGCCCGGGGGTTCTACAAGGATACCCTTCCACGGCATCTCCTCTGGGCCGTCCAGACCCCCCAGGGGTTCTCCCGTCATCTCATAGAGAAGGCACACGCCCGGGCCTTGAAAGATGGGTTCATCGGCACCGATGATGCCATGCTTGTCGAGCGCATGCGGATCCCCGTCCGTATCGTGGAAGGGGACTATGGAAATGCCAAAATTACCACGCGGGAGGACCTTTTGGCAGCCCGGCTGAGGGTGCGAGGCCGGTAG
- the plsY gene encoding glycerol-3-phosphate 1-O-acyltransferase PlsY: protein MIPISIIAIISYLLGSIPTSIIVARKARGIDIRHYGSGNAGGTNVIRVLGWKAGVFVILLDMAKGMVATMLVARLMEGPMPFTNATPFDDFTVVQIIAGCSAILGHIWTVFAGFKGGKGIATAGGMLIGIAPVEVAVSFGVFAIVFLLTHYVSLGSLSAAVAFPLTMFFRENVFMVDVRGYGTLIFFAIGIALLIIYTHRSNITRLMQGTESRISSDKLFKKKSEHPSRAV from the coding sequence ATGATCCCCATTAGCATCATTGCCATCATAAGCTATCTTCTCGGCTCGATCCCGACAAGCATCATTGTGGCCCGCAAGGCACGGGGGATCGATATCCGTCATTATGGTAGCGGCAATGCCGGGGGGACCAACGTGATCCGTGTGCTCGGCTGGAAGGCCGGCGTCTTTGTGATCCTGCTTGATATGGCCAAAGGCATGGTGGCTACGATGCTTGTGGCCCGGCTGATGGAAGGGCCGATGCCGTTCACCAACGCCACGCCCTTTGACGATTTCACGGTCGTGCAGATCATCGCCGGATGCTCGGCCATCCTCGGCCACATCTGGACCGTCTTTGCCGGTTTCAAGGGCGGCAAGGGCATCGCGACGGCAGGCGGCATGCTTATCGGTATCGCACCGGTCGAAGTGGCCGTGTCCTTCGGTGTCTTCGCCATTGTGTTCCTCCTTACGCATTATGTGTCGCTCGGCTCCTTGAGCGCCGCGGTCGCATTCCCTCTGACGATGTTCTTCCGCGAGAACGTCTTCATGGTGGATGTGCGCGGTTACGGCACCCTCATTTTCTTCGCCATCGGCATTGCGTTGTTGATCATCTATACCCATCGATCCAACATTACCCGGCTGATGCAGGGCACCGAGAGTCGCATAAGCTCGGACAAGCTCTTCAAAAAGAAGAGCGAACACCCCTCGCGCGCCGTCTGA
- a CDS encoding NAD(P)-dependent glycerol-3-phosphate dehydrogenase produces the protein MQIAVLGAGSWGTTLAILLAEKGHSVTLWSFLEKDAVAMRATRENHDFLPGISLPPSVGITHSLAEAVDGATLIVAAVPSQYLRSVVRQIRGTIKPDTIMVNVAKGIENGTLMTMSEMFHDTLPELDPARFATLSGPSHAEEVSRKVPTTVVAASSSPDTARLVQDAFIVPYFRVYASTDVRGVEIGGALKNVIAIAAGIIDGANLGDNTKAAVMTRGIAEIARIGVSLGGRIQTFGGLSGIGDLMVTCMSRHSRNRHVGVEIGKGRKLQEILAEMSMVAEGVATTQSAYGLARKVGVEVPIIEQVHRILFEDKEPLAACRDLMTRDPKGEHW, from the coding sequence ATGCAGATCGCAGTCCTGGGTGCCGGGAGCTGGGGAACCACTCTCGCCATCCTCCTTGCCGAAAAGGGGCACAGCGTCACGCTCTGGTCCTTCCTCGAGAAGGACGCCGTGGCCATGCGCGCAACACGGGAGAACCACGATTTTCTCCCCGGCATCTCCTTGCCCCCGTCGGTCGGTATCACCCACTCCCTCGCTGAGGCTGTTGATGGTGCGACGCTCATCGTCGCTGCCGTCCCGTCGCAGTATCTCCGGAGCGTCGTCCGGCAGATCCGCGGCACCATCAAGCCGGATACGATCATGGTGAATGTGGCGAAGGGGATCGAGAACGGGACACTCATGACGATGTCCGAGATGTTCCATGATACCCTCCCTGAGCTCGATCCTGCCCGGTTCGCGACGCTCTCCGGCCCGAGCCATGCCGAGGAGGTCAGCCGGAAGGTCCCCACGACCGTCGTCGCCGCGTCATCGAGTCCCGACACCGCACGCCTTGTCCAGGATGCCTTCATCGTCCCGTATTTCCGCGTCTATGCGAGCACGGATGTCCGCGGGGTGGAGATCGGCGGGGCACTGAAGAACGTGATCGCGATCGCCGCCGGCATCATCGATGGCGCGAACCTGGGGGACAATACCAAGGCGGCGGTCATGACGCGTGGTATCGCGGAGATCGCACGTATCGGCGTGAGCCTGGGAGGCAGGATCCAGACCTTTGGCGGGCTTTCAGGGATCGGCGATCTGATGGTGACGTGCATGAGCCGTCACAGCCGGAACCGGCATGTTGGCGTGGAGATCGGGAAGGGCCGCAAACTGCAGGAGATCCTCGCGGAGATGTCGATGGTGGCGGAAGGCGTCGCCACGACACAGTCGGCCTACGGCCTGGCACGCAAGGTGGGGGTGGAAGTGCCGATCATCGAACAGGTGCACCGCATCCTCTTCGAGGACAAGGAGCCGCTGGCGGCGTGCAGGGATCTGATGACGCGGGACCCGAAGGGCGAGCACTGGTAG
- a CDS encoding VTT domain-containing protein yields the protein MLEHLPTLEEIVAWGGYIGLFVIIFSETGLFVGFFLPGDSLLFTAGLFAARGQLDIVVLICLLLTAAILGNSTGYLIGRKAGQALYNRPQSRFFRRDHLLKTKEFYEKYGAFTIVMAQFMPFARTFAPVVAGVGEMQYRRFITFNILGAILWVNSMTLLGYFLGTLVPGIRNYLEYVIAAIIFVSVLPVGIKYLQHRRESRKAASSSVTRDPDPAP from the coding sequence GTGCTCGAACATCTGCCAACGCTGGAAGAGATCGTCGCCTGGGGCGGTTACATCGGACTCTTTGTGATCATCTTTTCTGAGACGGGATTGTTCGTTGGGTTTTTCCTTCCCGGCGATTCGCTCCTGTTCACGGCGGGCTTGTTCGCCGCGCGGGGACAGCTGGACATCGTGGTGTTGATCTGTCTGCTCCTGACAGCCGCCATCCTCGGCAATTCCACCGGCTATCTCATCGGACGGAAAGCAGGTCAGGCCCTCTACAACCGCCCTCAATCGCGATTCTTCCGTCGCGACCATCTCCTGAAGACGAAAGAGTTCTATGAGAAGTACGGGGCCTTCACGATCGTGATGGCCCAGTTCATGCCTTTCGCACGGACGTTCGCGCCCGTGGTGGCCGGCGTCGGTGAGATGCAGTACCGCCGGTTCATCACGTTCAACATCCTGGGCGCGATCCTCTGGGTGAACAGCATGACCCTGCTCGGGTATTTTCTCGGTACGCTCGTTCCGGGTATCAGGAACTACCTGGAATACGTCATCGCGGCCATTATCTTCGTGTCGGTGCTCCCGGTGGGGATCAAGTACCTGCAGCATCGCCGCGAAAGCCGGAAAGCCGCTTCATCGTCGGTGACCCGCGACCCCGACCCGGCTCCGTAG
- the recG gene encoding ATP-dependent DNA helicase RecG: protein MIRPSSISLLHQPVQFLKGVGPKKAEALAAEGIVTVRDLLFTVPRRYIDRTTVSTIQQVRGIAQSGREDDADIRREATVVGEVRSFRVIGAGRKARFILILADATGSLQCVWFGGVQYWRSRFVVGERIAVSGQPTLFGAVLQFVHPDVDRLAPAVEGESGAEDWGRTLGAGGLVPLYASTQELARVGLDSSGFRRMIGAVLREYGGAMPDPLPAELRARHRLVGLGSALQAVHFPKDSADIATALRRLKYEELFDFQIKLALQRSLARNESGGTSFNVQSARARTFVDALPFTLTASQIKVVKEILDDMKAPRAMHRLLQGDVGSGKTVVALIAMLVAVDNGYQAVFVAPTEILADQHFRTMRTLLGALPVNYRLLVGAQRSRLRKDVLEDIREGRADIIIATHAVFEEGVTFAKLGFVVIDEQHRFGVLQRARIRAKGVNPDVLIMTATPIPRTLSLTLYGDLDVSVIDALPSGRKPIRTVVKYDNEKEGMYAFVREQIALGRQAYFVYPLIEESPKLELKAATVHLEHLQSEVFPDLRLGLLHGRMATEEKDAVMQRFKQRELDILVATTVIEVGIDVPNASVMVIENAERFGLSQLHQLRGRVGRGSDQSYCILMTERWIAQRAQRLRRSGGDDEAKQEYRAAERRLAAMVQTTDGFAIAEADLALRGPGDFFGTRQSGMPAFRVADPVADNAILVEARKDAFALIESDPHLRDDDHRHLAEHLRARFREELALMQTG from the coding sequence ATGATCCGGCCATCGTCCATATCGCTGCTGCATCAGCCCGTCCAGTTCCTGAAGGGGGTCGGGCCGAAGAAGGCCGAAGCACTCGCTGCCGAAGGGATCGTCACGGTGCGCGACCTCCTCTTCACGGTGCCGCGCCGGTATATCGACCGCACCACGGTGTCCACGATCCAGCAGGTCCGCGGCATCGCGCAGTCCGGCCGCGAGGACGACGCCGATATCCGCCGCGAGGCAACGGTGGTGGGGGAGGTCCGCTCGTTCCGCGTGATCGGCGCGGGCCGCAAAGCACGCTTCATCCTCATTCTTGCCGATGCGACCGGGTCGCTCCAGTGCGTCTGGTTCGGCGGCGTGCAGTACTGGCGGTCACGCTTCGTCGTTGGTGAACGCATCGCGGTGTCCGGACAGCCAACCCTGTTCGGGGCCGTACTGCAGTTCGTGCACCCGGACGTGGACCGGCTTGCGCCGGCCGTGGAAGGGGAGAGCGGCGCGGAGGATTGGGGGCGTACGCTCGGTGCCGGCGGACTCGTGCCGCTGTATGCAAGCACGCAGGAGCTCGCACGCGTTGGGCTGGACAGCAGCGGATTCCGGCGGATGATCGGCGCCGTGCTGCGTGAGTACGGGGGCGCGATGCCCGATCCGCTGCCCGCGGAACTGCGGGCGCGTCATCGCCTCGTCGGGCTCGGGTCCGCACTGCAGGCCGTACATTTCCCCAAGGACAGTGCGGACATTGCCACCGCACTGCGCCGGCTGAAGTATGAAGAACTCTTCGATTTCCAGATCAAGCTTGCGTTGCAGCGCTCCCTCGCGCGCAATGAATCCGGCGGCACCTCCTTCAACGTGCAGAGTGCACGCGCGCGGACGTTCGTGGACGCCCTGCCGTTCACCCTTACGGCGTCCCAGATCAAAGTGGTGAAGGAGATCCTGGACGACATGAAGGCGCCGCGTGCGATGCACCGACTGCTGCAGGGCGATGTGGGCAGCGGGAAGACCGTGGTGGCGCTCATCGCCATGCTGGTCGCCGTGGACAACGGCTACCAGGCGGTGTTCGTGGCGCCCACCGAGATCCTCGCGGATCAGCACTTCCGGACGATGCGGACGCTCCTGGGCGCGCTCCCGGTGAACTACCGGCTGCTGGTCGGCGCGCAACGTTCGCGCCTGCGCAAGGACGTCCTCGAAGATATCCGCGAGGGGCGGGCGGATATCATCATCGCGACGCATGCCGTGTTCGAAGAGGGGGTGACGTTCGCGAAACTGGGCTTTGTGGTGATCGACGAGCAGCACCGCTTCGGCGTGCTCCAGCGCGCGCGCATCCGCGCGAAGGGGGTGAACCCCGACGTGCTCATCATGACCGCCACGCCGATCCCGCGCACGCTGTCGCTCACGCTGTACGGCGATCTGGATGTCTCGGTGATCGACGCGCTGCCTTCGGGACGCAAACCGATCCGTACCGTGGTGAAGTATGACAATGAGAAGGAAGGGATGTATGCGTTCGTGCGCGAGCAGATCGCACTCGGGCGCCAGGCGTATTTCGTCTACCCGCTCATCGAAGAGTCGCCGAAACTCGAACTGAAAGCCGCCACGGTGCATCTGGAACACCTCCAGTCGGAGGTCTTCCCCGATCTGCGGCTCGGCCTGCTGCACGGGCGCATGGCGACGGAGGAGAAGGATGCGGTGATGCAGCGCTTCAAGCAGCGGGAACTCGATATCCTCGTTGCGACGACGGTGATCGAGGTGGGGATCGACGTGCCGAATGCATCGGTGATGGTGATCGAGAACGCGGAACGCTTCGGCCTGTCGCAGCTGCACCAGCTGCGCGGACGTGTTGGACGGGGCAGCGATCAGTCGTATTGCATCCTGATGACGGAGCGTTGGATCGCGCAGCGCGCGCAACGCCTGCGCCGCAGCGGAGGCGACGACGAAGCGAAGCAGGAGTACCGCGCGGCGGAGCGCCGGCTCGCAGCGATGGTGCAGACGACGGATGGCTTCGCGATCGCTGAAGCGGATCTCGCATTGCGCGGGCCCGGCGACTTCTTCGGCACGCGGCAGAGCGGCATGCCTGCGTTCCGCGTCGCCGATCCCGTCGCCGACAACGCGATCCTCGTCGAAGCGCGGAAGGATGCGTTCGCACTCATCGAGAGCGACCCGCACCTCCGCGACGACGATCATCGACACCTCGCCGAGCATCTTCGTGCCCGCTTCCGGGAGGAACTCGCTCTGATGCAAACCGGTTGA
- a CDS encoding D-alanine--D-alanine ligase, whose protein sequence is MYAEWDTMDTILAVRDAIAGKYPVELIEANEEAYEKLRTLRPAFVFNIAEGLHGVSREAQMPAMLEFLQIPYLGSDPLTLALCLDKARAKEVLAYHDVRTASFVLIRSMEDLEDARVRFPLMVKPLHEGSSKGIYNSCVVRSPEELEKEVRHILETYHEPALVEEFLPGREFTVAMLGNGDDLRVLPIVEISFDALPPGMNPIYSYEAKWIWDRSDKPLEIFSCPARLTDTLADDIRDLCMRAYRVLGCRDWSRLDVRLDATGKPHILEINPLPGILPRPEDNSCFPKAARAAGMSYAQLITTVLEIAMARCGVPASAVVPGQ, encoded by the coding sequence ATGTACGCCGAGTGGGATACGATGGACACGATCCTTGCGGTCCGCGATGCCATCGCCGGGAAGTATCCGGTCGAGCTGATCGAAGCGAACGAGGAAGCGTACGAGAAGCTGCGCACCCTCCGCCCGGCGTTCGTGTTCAACATCGCGGAAGGGCTGCACGGCGTGTCGCGCGAAGCGCAGATGCCGGCGATGCTGGAGTTCCTCCAGATCCCGTACCTCGGTTCCGACCCGCTGACCCTCGCTCTCTGCCTGGACAAGGCCCGTGCGAAGGAGGTCCTGGCCTACCACGACGTCCGGACGGCTTCATTCGTCCTGATCCGGAGCATGGAAGACCTCGAAGATGCCCGCGTCCGCTTCCCGCTGATGGTGAAACCTCTCCATGAAGGGTCGAGCAAAGGCATCTACAACTCGTGCGTCGTGCGGAGCCCCGAAGAGCTCGAGAAAGAGGTCCGGCATATCCTGGAGACCTATCACGAGCCGGCGCTGGTGGAGGAGTTCCTTCCCGGACGTGAGTTCACCGTGGCCATGCTGGGGAACGGGGACGACCTCCGGGTGCTTCCGATCGTGGAGATCTCCTTCGATGCACTTCCTCCGGGGATGAACCCGATCTATTCCTATGAAGCGAAGTGGATATGGGACCGGTCCGATAAGCCGCTGGAGATCTTTTCCTGTCCGGCACGGCTGACGGACACGCTGGCGGACGATATCCGCGACCTGTGTATGCGTGCCTATCGTGTGCTGGGATGCCGCGACTGGTCACGTCTGGATGTCCGGCTGGATGCGACAGGCAAGCCGCACATCCTTGAGATCAATCCGTTGCCGGGCATTCTGCCCAGGCCCGAAGACAATTCATGCTTTCCCAAGGCGGCACGAGCGGCGGGGATGTCGTATGCGCAGTTGATCACTACCGTCCTGGAGATCGCGATGGCGCGCTGCGGCGTGCCTGCTTCGGCCGTGGTGCCCGGACAATAA
- a CDS encoding ATP-grasp domain-containing protein: MGKKLRISILFNEPVVSDVDIKNLIAEDGSLRRDPDALLKKAAAEKNRRSSKNAPALDLSEVGVLDEMEDIKKALDSLGYRTSIVNVNSEMFRLIDYLRADRPDVIFNLVECVENESLMEMNVAALYELLKIPYTGAGPLALGTALNKPRVKEILTYHGIRTPDYQVFREEDRIVLKEGMTFPLIVKPSHEDGSVGISDRSIVNSAAELRRQVRAVHAEFQQAALVEQYIEGRELNVAILGALAPQVLPVSEIDFSGLPTDMHKIVSYEAKWMHGTAAYVGTRGVCPARLTARQEAEIKKSALAAFHLIGCRDYARVDFRLTSEGVPYVLEVNPNPDISATAGFARSARTAGLSYPETVGAIVNSAMERWEQQ, from the coding sequence ATGGGCAAAAAATTACGAATTTCAATACTTTTTAACGAACCGGTCGTCAGCGATGTGGATATCAAGAACCTCATCGCAGAGGACGGTAGCCTCCGCCGCGATCCCGACGCTCTATTAAAGAAGGCGGCCGCGGAGAAGAACCGGAGATCCTCGAAAAACGCCCCCGCTCTCGATCTCTCCGAAGTCGGTGTCCTCGACGAAATGGAAGACATCAAAAAGGCGCTCGATTCGCTCGGGTACCGGACCTCCATCGTCAACGTCAACAGCGAGATGTTCCGGTTGATCGATTACCTTCGCGCAGACCGCCCCGACGTGATCTTCAACCTGGTGGAGTGCGTCGAGAACGAATCGCTGATGGAGATGAACGTTGCCGCTCTGTACGAGCTGCTCAAGATCCCGTACACCGGTGCCGGACCGCTTGCCCTCGGCACAGCGCTCAACAAGCCCCGTGTGAAGGAGATCCTGACGTATCACGGCATCCGCACGCCCGACTATCAGGTCTTCCGCGAGGAGGACCGCATCGTGCTGAAAGAGGGGATGACATTCCCGCTCATCGTGAAGCCGTCGCATGAGGATGGCAGCGTCGGCATCTCCGACCGCTCGATCGTGAACAGCGCAGCGGAACTCCGGAGACAGGTGCGCGCTGTCCATGCCGAGTTCCAGCAGGCCGCGCTCGTCGAACAGTACATCGAAGGCCGCGAACTCAACGTCGCCATCCTCGGTGCACTTGCTCCGCAGGTGCTGCCCGTCTCCGAGATCGATTTCTCCGGCCTGCCGACCGATATGCACAAGATCGTCAGCTACGAGGCGAAGTGGATGCACGGCACCGCCGCGTACGTTGGCACCCGCGGCGTCTGCCCGGCCAGGCTCACCGCACGCCAGGAAGCCGAGATCAAGAAGTCCGCGCTGGCCGCGTTCCACCTCATCGGCTGCCGTGACTATGCGCGGGTGGATTTCCGCCTGACGTCCGAGGGTGTACCGTACGTCCTGGAAGTGAATCCGAATCCCGATATCTCCGCGACGGCGGGCTTTGCCCGTTCCGCGCGCACCGCTGGCCTCTCGTATCCCGAAACGGTCGGCGCCATTGTCAATTCCGCGATGGAGCGATGGGAACAGCAGTGA